One window of the Rufibacter radiotolerans genome contains the following:
- a CDS encoding stage II sporulation protein M, producing MREAAFIKQNTAKWKRYATEPTSNPDELAHRFIELTDDLSFARTFYPDSDNTEYLNSLTGKIHQAIYRNKKEKTNRFVLFWKQELPLLMKMHHRQLFYAFLIFAVACALGALSAAYDDTFVRLIMGDDYVNKTLANIRKGDPMAVYKKQEETSMFLYITINNIKVAFTAFVLGALFSVGTFWILLQNGIMLGAFQYFFYKHGLLLTSALTIWIHGTLEISAIVIAGCAGFVMGNSLLFPKTFSRLESFRRGAKQGLKLVVGLVPIFITAGFLEGFVTRHTGMPLYASLCIILGSAAFIVFYFIYYPYRLQAKAIYEKPLD from the coding sequence ATGCGCGAGGCCGCTTTTATTAAACAGAATACTGCTAAATGGAAACGGTACGCCACAGAGCCCACGTCCAACCCAGATGAACTGGCCCACCGGTTCATAGAGCTCACCGACGACCTTTCCTTCGCGCGCACCTTCTACCCAGACTCAGACAACACCGAGTACCTCAACAGCCTCACGGGCAAGATTCACCAGGCCATTTACCGCAACAAGAAAGAGAAGACCAACCGCTTTGTACTTTTCTGGAAACAGGAACTGCCCCTGCTTATGAAAATGCACCACCGGCAGCTGTTCTATGCCTTCCTCATTTTTGCCGTGGCCTGCGCCCTGGGCGCCCTCTCGGCGGCCTATGATGACACCTTTGTGCGCCTCATCATGGGCGATGACTACGTGAACAAAACGCTGGCCAACATCAGGAAAGGCGACCCCATGGCGGTGTACAAGAAACAGGAGGAGACCAGCATGTTCCTGTACATCACCATCAATAACATAAAGGTGGCCTTTACCGCCTTTGTGCTGGGCGCGCTGTTCTCCGTGGGTACGTTCTGGATTCTCCTGCAGAACGGCATCATGCTGGGGGCGTTCCAGTACTTTTTCTACAAGCACGGCCTGCTGCTCACCTCGGCGCTCACCATCTGGATTCATGGCACCCTGGAGATCTCCGCTATTGTCATTGCCGGGTGCGCCGGCTTTGTGATGGGCAACAGCCTGCTGTTTCCCAAGACCTTCTCCCGGCTGGAGTCGTTCCGGCGCGGGGCCAAACAGGGCCTAAAGCTGGTGGTGGGGCTGGTTCCTATCTTTATTACCGCCGGTTTTCTGGAAGGCTTTGTGACCCGCCACACCGGCATGCCGCTGTACGCCAGCCTTTGTATTATCCTGGGCTCCGCGGCCTTTATCGTGTTCTATTTTATTTACTATCCGTATCGGCTGCAAGCCAAAGCCATCTATGAGAAACCACTTGATTGA
- a CDS encoding DUF4129 domain-containing protein: protein MRFSFPLFFLMLVLSGSLWAGTAVAAPAQTVTTTPAPLQLRYPDAAKLKELRESRDFQYQQDLRPDLSFWQRWLQRIGQFINRVLEARSFQSFWKYVIYAFAIGITLYVVLKLFKVDFVGLFSRKAPAAAIAFETYRENIHEIDFKALIEEAEAQGDYRRAIRLHYLSTLKILTDQELIQWNPGKTNRSYVSELRNPALRRPFEHITQLFEYVWYGGSALSEQRFQVVRQAFQEFNRSLPVAA, encoded by the coding sequence GTGCGGTTTTCTTTTCCCCTGTTTTTTCTGATGCTGGTATTGAGTGGTTCCCTTTGGGCGGGAACCGCCGTGGCGGCGCCTGCCCAGACAGTAACTACTACGCCTGCGCCCCTGCAACTGCGGTATCCAGACGCAGCCAAACTGAAGGAGCTGCGCGAAAGCCGGGACTTTCAGTACCAGCAGGATCTGCGGCCCGATCTTTCCTTTTGGCAGCGTTGGCTACAGCGCATAGGCCAGTTCATTAACCGGGTGCTGGAGGCCCGGTCGTTTCAATCTTTCTGGAAATACGTGATCTACGCCTTCGCCATTGGCATTACCTTATATGTGGTGCTTAAGCTGTTTAAAGTAGACTTTGTGGGTTTGTTCTCCCGCAAGGCCCCGGCCGCCGCTATTGCTTTTGAAACCTACCGCGAGAATATTCATGAGATAGATTTCAAGGCCCTCATAGAAGAAGCCGAGGCCCAGGGAGATTACCGCCGTGCCATTAGGTTACATTACCTGAGCACCCTCAAGATCCTCACCGACCAGGAACTGATCCAATGGAACCCGGGCAAAACCAACCGCAGCTACGTCTCTGAACTCAGGAACCCAGCCTTGCGTCGGCCCTTTGAGCACATCACGCAGTTGTTTGAGTATGTGTGGTACGGTGGCTCGGCGCTCAGTGAGCAGCGGTTCCAGGTGGTGCGCCAGGCGTTTCAGGAGTTCAATCGCTCATTACCCGTGGCCGCATGA
- a CDS encoding protein kinase domain-containing protein, translating into MIPPHDNAAYALEGKVLNGRWKVLKRIEPKPGATGGNFSVCYLVNDGENDAFLKALNFKGFFNGPNINIIDVIQQQTQAFQFEKDLLLRCKKNRLSKVSTILDEGQEYVSGFTIGQVPYLIFDLADGDIRSRINFNNNLEIAWKLKSLRNVATGLKQLHQVEIGHQDLKPSNILLYDNGITSKIGDLGRSLCADIVAPHDNGGHFTGDYSYAPPEFLYRYIEPDWKKRTQATDIYLFGSLIVFYFTGTNMTALIGNNIDRQFLWTFWGGTFDQVKDYLKEGFYNALKEFRLSIPDPELSTELSKIVEYCCFPIPSERGHPKAITERGNQYDFHRFISRLDYLSKKAEFKL; encoded by the coding sequence ATGATACCACCCCATGATAATGCTGCTTATGCGCTAGAAGGAAAAGTATTGAATGGCAGATGGAAAGTTCTTAAACGTATAGAACCTAAGCCAGGTGCTACAGGAGGAAATTTTAGTGTTTGTTATCTAGTTAATGACGGTGAAAATGACGCATTTTTAAAAGCATTAAATTTTAAAGGATTTTTTAATGGGCCTAATATTAATATAATAGATGTAATACAACAACAAACACAAGCTTTCCAATTTGAAAAAGATTTATTATTAAGGTGTAAGAAAAACCGTTTATCTAAAGTTTCGACAATTCTTGATGAAGGTCAAGAATATGTCAGCGGCTTTACAATTGGACAGGTTCCATATTTAATATTTGACTTAGCTGATGGTGATATAAGATCAAGAATAAATTTTAACAACAACCTTGAGATAGCTTGGAAATTAAAGTCTTTAAGAAATGTAGCAACAGGCTTAAAGCAATTACACCAAGTTGAAATTGGCCATCAAGATTTAAAGCCTTCAAATATACTTTTATACGACAATGGAATAACATCTAAGATTGGTGATTTAGGCAGATCGCTTTGCGCTGACATAGTTGCACCACATGATAATGGAGGGCATTTTACGGGAGATTACTCATATGCGCCACCAGAATTTTTGTATAGATACATTGAGCCAGATTGGAAAAAACGCACTCAAGCTACAGATATATATTTATTTGGAAGTCTTATTGTTTTTTATTTTACAGGAACCAATATGACAGCCTTAATTGGAAATAATATTGATAGGCAATTTTTATGGACATTCTGGGGAGGAACTTTTGACCAAGTTAAAGATTATTTGAAAGAGGGTTTTTATAATGCGTTAAAAGAATTTCGTTTATCTATTCCTGATCCAGAATTAAGTACAGAACTTTCTAAAATAGTAGAGTATTGTTGTTTTCCAATTCCAAGTGAAAGAGGGCATCCAAAAGCTATTACAGAAAGAGGTAATCAATACGATTTTCATAGATTTATATCTAGACTTGATTATTTATCTAAAAAGGCTGAATTTAAACTATAG
- a CDS encoding DUF4350 domain-containing protein encodes MKSYRTYALALGVLFAAFVAVEYYRPKPISWQETFSNKDKIPYGTYVLYEVLPDLFKNQPVSMVRLPVVNQVEEKEAQKKDSGATKVNYVFVNSEMKLGSQDLQALLRFAGRGGQVFISAHRFPSRLEKALGVKTRFSKKTKQDSLGLVFTHPQLANNKPVYYAWEKVDNTITLDSSAFKTTVLGRNTAGDTNFVQVHYGKGSFYLSSVPLAFTNYYVISPQESTYAAQALSHLPVAPVWWDEYQKQGPVGENSVFRVLLEHEALTWAYYIALGSLLLFVLFESKRTQRIIPILEKPRNTTLEFVKVIGSLYFNHRDHHVIAEKKVNYFLEYLRLHYFEATSTLDQDLETRIAHKSGVEEKEIAELFRIIRHVKSSDSLQEQILWQLNKKLESFYRQASR; translated from the coding sequence ATGAAGAGCTATAGAACCTACGCGCTGGCCTTAGGGGTGCTGTTTGCGGCTTTTGTGGCGGTGGAGTATTACCGGCCCAAACCCATCAGCTGGCAAGAGACCTTCTCCAACAAAGACAAGATCCCTTATGGCACCTATGTGCTGTATGAGGTGCTGCCAGACCTTTTCAAAAACCAGCCGGTGAGCATGGTGCGCCTGCCGGTAGTGAACCAGGTAGAAGAGAAAGAAGCGCAGAAAAAGGACAGCGGCGCCACCAAGGTCAACTACGTGTTCGTCAACTCAGAGATGAAACTAGGGAGCCAGGACCTGCAGGCCTTGCTGCGTTTCGCGGGTAGGGGAGGCCAAGTATTCATTAGTGCGCACCGTTTTCCGTCGCGGCTGGAGAAAGCGCTGGGGGTGAAGACCAGGTTCTCTAAAAAAACAAAGCAAGACTCCCTGGGCCTGGTGTTCACGCACCCGCAGCTGGCGAACAATAAACCGGTGTATTACGCCTGGGAGAAAGTAGACAACACTATTACTTTGGATTCTTCGGCCTTCAAAACCACCGTGCTGGGCCGCAACACTGCCGGCGATACCAATTTTGTGCAAGTTCATTACGGCAAAGGCAGTTTCTATTTGAGCTCGGTGCCGCTGGCCTTTACCAATTACTACGTCATCTCTCCGCAGGAAAGCACCTATGCCGCCCAGGCCTTGTCGCATTTGCCGGTGGCCCCCGTCTGGTGGGACGAGTACCAGAAGCAGGGCCCCGTGGGTGAAAATTCAGTGTTCCGGGTGCTGCTGGAGCATGAGGCCTTGACTTGGGCATATTACATTGCCCTGGGCAGCCTGCTACTGTTTGTCTTGTTTGAAAGCAAGCGCACCCAGCGCATCATCCCTATTCTGGAGAAACCCAGAAACACCACCCTGGAATTTGTGAAGGTCATTGGCAGCCTCTACTTCAACCACCGTGACCACCACGTCATAGCCGAGAAGAAGGTGAACTACTTTCTGGAGTACCTGCGCCTGCACTACTTTGAGGCCACCAGCACCCTGGACCAGGACCTGGAGACCCGCATCGCCCACAAATCTGGGGTAGAAGAAAAGGAAATAGCCGAGTTGTTCCGGATCATCCGGCACGTGAAGTCCTCAGACAGCCTTCAGGAGCAGATCCTGTGGCAATTGAATAAAAAATTAGAAAGCTTTTACCGGCAAGCCAGCCGCTAA
- a CDS encoding type I restriction-modification system subunit M, translated as MAKKNTPNTPPKGDIDFEKELWDVANELRGAVAENQYKDYVLSLLFVKHLSERFEIRKQEIQLSFFEPESEYYNIEAHQQSEVLEDELEYQVKNAYRLPTHATWDYLRENAEQDDIKVKVDQAFVLIDELLAKRNPDYKGVLEPIFVKSQLSPTQVAGLINLFSKEKFSEINNPESDIYGRVYEYYIGKFAMAEGSGAGQFFTPGSVVRLLVEMLEPLKGRIMDLACGSGGMFVQSLKFLQAHGGDKNDISIYGQERYEGTLRLCKMNLLLRNLSFDVKLGDSLLHDRFSGLKADYALMNPPFNISNWHPELLPDNDPRLFGAKDTFTTPGNANYMWFQTLWHHLSARGTAGVVMANGAMTTGSAGEKNVREHMITQGMVDCIVQMPDKLFLTTGIPACIFLLSKNRDGHDGEHRQRKNEILFIDARKLGTMASRRLRVFEDADVARIAETYHQWRNLGGNYTNIEGFCKAATLDEVAANNYVLSPGRYVGSEAEEDDGVPLEEKMQKLTEELMMQFDEGTILEERIKRNLATIRFNN; from the coding sequence ATGGCCAAAAAGAACACCCCCAATACCCCGCCCAAAGGCGATATAGATTTTGAGAAAGAACTATGGGACGTAGCCAACGAGCTGCGCGGCGCCGTAGCCGAGAACCAGTACAAAGACTACGTACTCTCCCTGCTATTTGTGAAGCACCTCTCTGAGCGCTTTGAGATACGCAAGCAGGAAATACAACTTTCCTTCTTTGAGCCCGAATCTGAGTACTACAACATTGAAGCGCACCAACAGTCTGAGGTGCTGGAAGATGAGCTGGAGTACCAGGTCAAGAACGCCTACCGCCTGCCCACCCACGCCACCTGGGACTACCTGCGCGAGAACGCCGAGCAGGACGACATCAAGGTAAAGGTAGACCAGGCCTTCGTGCTGATTGATGAGCTGCTGGCCAAGCGCAACCCCGACTACAAAGGCGTGCTGGAGCCTATCTTCGTGAAGAGCCAGCTCTCGCCTACGCAGGTGGCGGGGCTCATTAACCTGTTCTCCAAAGAGAAGTTCTCTGAAATTAACAACCCCGAGAGCGACATCTACGGCCGCGTGTATGAATACTACATAGGTAAGTTTGCCATGGCCGAAGGCTCCGGTGCGGGGCAGTTCTTCACGCCGGGCAGCGTGGTGCGTTTGCTGGTAGAGATGCTGGAACCGCTCAAGGGCCGCATCATGGATCTGGCCTGCGGCAGCGGCGGCATGTTTGTGCAGAGCCTCAAGTTCCTGCAGGCGCACGGCGGCGACAAGAACGACATCTCCATTTACGGGCAGGAGCGCTACGAGGGCACCCTGCGCCTCTGCAAGATGAACCTGCTGCTGCGCAACCTCTCCTTTGACGTAAAGCTGGGCGACTCCTTGCTGCACGACCGCTTCTCCGGCCTGAAGGCCGACTACGCCCTCATGAACCCGCCGTTTAACATCTCTAACTGGCACCCCGAGCTGCTGCCCGACAACGACCCGCGCCTCTTCGGGGCCAAAGACACGTTTACCACCCCCGGCAACGCCAATTACATGTGGTTCCAGACGCTGTGGCACCACCTCTCTGCCCGCGGCACTGCGGGTGTGGTGATGGCCAACGGCGCCATGACCACCGGTAGCGCCGGCGAGAAGAACGTGCGCGAGCACATGATTACCCAAGGCATGGTAGACTGCATCGTGCAGATGCCAGACAAGCTGTTCCTGACCACCGGCATACCCGCCTGTATCTTTCTATTGAGCAAGAACCGCGACGGCCACGACGGCGAACACCGCCAACGTAAAAACGAAATCCTGTTCATAGACGCCCGCAAACTGGGCACCATGGCCAGCCGCCGCCTGCGCGTATTTGAAGACGCAGACGTAGCCCGCATTGCCGAGACCTACCACCAATGGCGCAACTTGGGCGGAAACTACACAAATATAGAAGGCTTCTGCAAGGCCGCTACCTTAGACGAGGTGGCCGCCAACAACTACGTGCTCTCGCCGGGCCGCTACGTGGGCTCCGAAGCCGAGGAAGATGATGGTGTTCCGCTTGAGGAGAAGATGCAGAAGTTGACGGAAGAGTTAATGATGCAGTTTGATGAGGGTACTATTTTAGAAGAAAGAATCAAAAGGAATTTAGCAACGATTAGATTTAATAATTAA
- a CDS encoding DUF58 domain-containing protein, whose amino-acid sequence MSFLKGLYFTRYFFYAALAAIGLFVLAFFFPALLFLVKVLFGVLVLFVGVDLVALFRQPQGVVSSRSMQSKLSNGSENPVYLYVENRYGFAVHLEVIEELPFQFQKRDASFKVQVPTNETHVIEYHLRPTQRGVYSFGATNVLVDGPLRLARRRYKFGQGQEVPVYPSFIQMRQYELLAASQQLSAFGIKKLRKVGHSAEFEQIRSYVSGDDQRTINWKASARRDELMVNHYQDEKSQQVYCLIDKGRVMEMPFAGLSLLDYAINASLVLSNVALRKEDKAGLITFSSHIGSMLPAERRSTQLQKILELLYNQQTKFQETDFERLYLTVRSKIKQRSLLLLFTNFETLNGAQRQLPYLRKLARHHLVLVIFFENTETQDLLQQPASNLEDIYLKAAAEKFAYEKRQIVKEFTMHGIHSILTPPEKLTVNAVNKYLEFKARGLL is encoded by the coding sequence GTGTCGTTTCTCAAAGGCCTGTATTTTACCCGCTACTTTTTCTATGCGGCCCTGGCGGCGATAGGCTTGTTTGTGCTGGCCTTCTTTTTCCCGGCGCTGCTGTTTTTGGTGAAGGTGCTGTTTGGGGTGCTGGTGCTGTTTGTGGGGGTAGACCTAGTGGCGCTTTTCCGGCAGCCGCAGGGCGTGGTCTCCTCTAGAAGCATGCAGAGCAAGCTCTCCAACGGCAGCGAAAACCCAGTGTACCTGTACGTGGAGAACCGCTATGGCTTTGCAGTGCACCTGGAGGTAATTGAGGAGCTACCTTTCCAGTTCCAGAAGCGCGATGCCAGCTTTAAGGTGCAGGTGCCCACCAATGAAACCCACGTGATAGAATACCACCTGCGGCCCACGCAGCGGGGTGTGTATTCCTTTGGCGCCACCAACGTGCTGGTGGACGGACCGCTGCGGCTGGCCCGCCGGCGCTACAAATTTGGGCAGGGGCAGGAGGTGCCGGTGTACCCGTCATTTATTCAGATGCGGCAGTATGAGCTGCTGGCAGCCAGTCAGCAGTTGTCGGCTTTTGGTATTAAGAAACTGCGCAAGGTAGGCCACAGCGCCGAGTTTGAGCAGATCAGGTCTTACGTCTCCGGCGATGACCAGCGCACCATTAACTGGAAAGCCTCGGCCCGCCGCGATGAACTCATGGTGAACCACTACCAGGACGAAAAATCACAGCAGGTGTATTGCCTCATAGACAAAGGCCGGGTCATGGAAATGCCCTTCGCGGGCCTGAGTTTGCTGGACTACGCCATTAACGCGTCGCTGGTGTTGTCCAACGTGGCGCTCCGGAAAGAAGACAAGGCCGGCCTGATTACCTTCTCCAGCCACATCGGCTCTATGCTACCAGCAGAGCGCCGAAGCACCCAACTACAGAAGATCCTGGAACTGCTCTACAACCAGCAAACCAAGTTCCAGGAAACCGACTTTGAGCGGCTGTACCTCACCGTGCGTTCCAAGATTAAACAGCGCAGCCTTCTTCTGCTATTCACCAATTTTGAAACTTTGAACGGCGCTCAGCGCCAATTGCCCTACCTGCGCAAACTGGCCCGCCACCACCTGGTGCTGGTCATCTTCTTTGAGAACACCGAGACCCAGGACCTGCTCCAGCAACCCGCCTCCAACCTGGAGGACATCTACCTGAAAGCCGCCGCCGAGAAATTCGCCTACGAGAAGCGCCAGATTGTAAAGGAGTTCACCATGCACGGCATTCACTCCATCCTCACACCCCCAGAAAAACTCACCGTCAACGCCGTGAACAAGTACCTGGAGTTTAAAGCAAGAGGGTTGTTGTAA
- a CDS encoding AAA family ATPase, translated as MMEPLEETAIALAPQADFSALQQAVQQIKEELGKRIIGQEPFIDLLLVAILADGHVLIEGVPGIAKTLTAKLLARTIDVGFNRIQFTPDLMPSDVLGTSVFHPGTATFQFKQGPVFSNIILIDEINRAPAKTQASLFEVMEEQQITHDGTQYAMADPFIVLATQNPIEQEGTYRLPEAQLDRFMFKILVQYPTLEEEVAILGVHHHRPALARDLEEIQPVLNAAQISELRRQVKSVHVDQKVLEYIAHLVVQTRANKSLYLGASPRASLALLNSAKALAAIRNRSFVTPEDVQELAPSVLRHRILLTPEREMEGATPDDVVKQIIQKTEVPR; from the coding sequence ATGATGGAACCATTAGAAGAAACCGCCATAGCCCTGGCCCCCCAGGCAGATTTTTCTGCGTTACAGCAGGCCGTGCAGCAGATCAAAGAAGAACTAGGCAAGCGCATCATCGGCCAGGAGCCGTTTATTGACCTGTTGCTGGTGGCCATTCTGGCCGATGGGCACGTGCTTATTGAAGGCGTACCCGGTATTGCCAAAACGCTCACCGCCAAACTGCTGGCCCGCACCATTGACGTAGGGTTCAACCGCATTCAGTTCACCCCAGATTTAATGCCCTCAGACGTGCTGGGAACCTCGGTATTTCATCCGGGTACGGCCACGTTCCAGTTCAAGCAGGGCCCGGTGTTCTCCAACATCATCCTGATTGACGAGATCAACCGGGCTCCCGCCAAAACCCAGGCCTCTTTGTTTGAGGTGATGGAAGAGCAGCAGATCACCCATGACGGCACCCAGTACGCCATGGCTGATCCCTTTATTGTGCTGGCAACCCAGAACCCCATTGAGCAGGAGGGAACCTACCGCCTGCCCGAGGCCCAACTGGACCGGTTTATGTTCAAGATTCTGGTGCAGTACCCAACGCTAGAGGAGGAGGTGGCCATCTTAGGCGTCCATCACCATCGCCCCGCCCTGGCCCGCGACCTGGAAGAGATACAGCCGGTCCTGAACGCCGCGCAGATATCGGAGCTCCGGCGGCAGGTGAAAAGCGTGCACGTAGACCAGAAGGTGCTGGAGTATATTGCTCACCTGGTGGTGCAGACCCGCGCCAACAAATCACTGTACCTGGGTGCTTCGCCGCGCGCCTCGCTGGCTTTGCTCAACAGCGCCAAGGCCCTGGCCGCCATCCGGAACCGCTCCTTCGTGACCCCCGAGGATGTGCAGGAACTGGCACCCTCAGTGCTTAGGCACCGCATTCTGCTTACGCCTGAGCGCGAAATGGAAGGGGCTACGCCCGATGACGTGGTGAAACAGATCATTCAGAAAACAGAGGTGCCCAGATAG
- a CDS encoding RDD family protein encodes MDTIKIRTTQNVEVEYAIASIGDRILAYLVDGAIYLGWIIVFALANVYLGLSGVWYLAVLIPIMFYHLLCEIFMNGQSLGKRAIDLKVVKLSGHAPSVGDYLLRWVFRLLDISLLSGFVAIITIAVNGKGQRLGDIAAGTSVIKTTPVRRRNAFQVQLEDNYTIVFPEVAVLSDKDMALLRKLLFKAIQYKNETLLHRIAERAKEVMEVRPEMSDRDFLKTVIKDYHHLTAGVEA; translated from the coding sequence ATGGATACCATTAAAATAAGAACCACCCAGAACGTAGAGGTGGAATATGCCATTGCCAGCATTGGCGACCGCATTCTGGCCTATCTGGTAGACGGCGCCATTTACCTGGGCTGGATCATTGTCTTCGCGCTGGCCAACGTCTACCTGGGGCTATCTGGGGTTTGGTATCTGGCGGTTCTTATCCCTATCATGTTTTACCACCTGCTCTGCGAGATCTTTATGAACGGCCAGAGCCTGGGCAAACGCGCCATCGACCTGAAGGTGGTCAAGCTCTCGGGCCATGCCCCCTCGGTGGGGGATTACCTGCTGCGCTGGGTGTTCCGGTTACTGGACATCTCCTTGCTCAGTGGCTTTGTGGCCATTATCACCATTGCGGTGAACGGCAAAGGCCAGCGCCTGGGCGACATTGCCGCCGGTACCAGCGTAATCAAAACCACACCCGTACGCCGCCGCAACGCCTTTCAGGTGCAACTGGAAGACAACTACACCATAGTGTTCCCAGAGGTAGCCGTGCTTTCAGACAAAGACATGGCCCTGCTGCGCAAACTCCTCTTCAAAGCCATCCAGTACAAGAACGAGACCCTGCTGCACCGCATTGCCGAACGCGCCAAAGAAGTGATGGAGGTAAGACCAGAGATGAGCGACCGGGATTTTTTAAAGACGGTGATCAAAGATTACCACCATTTGACGGCAGGGGTGGAGGCGTGA
- a CDS encoding helix-turn-helix transcriptional regulator, which translates to MELRKKMNDKISTIAAVADQLPGVVVIHNIQDNLKVEYMSPLGLRQIGVTLEELQQMGPEFHTRFFNPVESAEYVPKLIHGLLERNSEHEIISFFQQVRFHEQEDWMLHLSTIKIFMRDDAGRPLLTITIAMCIDPMHHLTAKVNRILEENTFLRQHYQRFSHLGPREREVLKLVALGKSSLEIAQDMFISEKTVNTHRRNIKVKLNAHTSFELSQYARAFDLI; encoded by the coding sequence ATGGAGCTGAGGAAGAAAATGAATGACAAAATTTCAACCATAGCCGCCGTTGCAGATCAATTGCCGGGGGTGGTTGTCATCCATAATATACAGGATAACCTCAAAGTGGAATACATGTCTCCCTTAGGGCTTCGCCAGATAGGCGTGACCCTGGAAGAGCTGCAACAAATGGGCCCTGAGTTTCATACCCGTTTTTTCAACCCCGTAGAATCTGCGGAGTATGTCCCTAAGCTCATCCATGGCCTGCTGGAGCGGAACAGCGAGCATGAAATCATTTCTTTCTTTCAGCAGGTGCGCTTTCACGAACAGGAAGACTGGATGCTGCACCTGAGCACCATCAAGATCTTCATGCGCGATGACGCCGGAAGGCCCTTGCTCACCATCACCATTGCCATGTGCATAGACCCCATGCACCACCTCACCGCCAAGGTAAACCGAATACTGGAAGAGAACACCTTCCTGCGCCAGCACTACCAGCGGTTTTCGCACCTGGGCCCCAGGGAGCGCGAAGTATTGAAGCTGGTAGCCCTGGGCAAAAGCTCCCTGGAGATTGCCCAGGACATGTTTATCTCAGAGAAAACCGTGAACACCCACCGCCGCAACATCAAAGTAAAACTAAACGCCCACACCTCCTTTGAACTCTCGCAATACGCCCGAGCTTTTGATTTGATTTGA